One Microbacterium marinum genomic window carries:
- a CDS encoding GNAT family N-acetyltransferase translates to MTELDDTFHSAALDADLRSALEAQGLRVGRVSDDDRPGTDRWLDAVARGFLDGERNDTHRQAFFDRTAYRRKIGVFDDSGPDAAVPVASFASWGAELSVPGGTVPACAISSVTVAPTHRRRGILRQVMAGELRTAAGLGYPLAILTVSESGIYGRFGFAPAAHAAHWKIDVRRARWTGPDAPGRIDFVTREEGRRLAPALHDRIRVTSPGEIDMPGGHWDRFYGTRPDVEKAEERRVVQYRSPEGEVDGLAIYSISHNHDDFAASTVEVIQLLAATDAAYAGLWRFFLSMDLIGTVTAGELSLDEPLWWMIADQRAATITTRDHQYLRILDVPAALAARRYDVTDTVAFEVTDPLGIASGVFVLSAGEDVGVDAVAEAPVGVPLVRLSVAELSALLLGGVSPVTLAKAGRLDADEPDRVARLFASTTTPRLSFWY, encoded by the coding sequence ATGACCGAGCTCGACGACACGTTCCACTCCGCCGCACTCGACGCCGACCTGCGCTCGGCACTGGAGGCACAGGGCCTGCGCGTGGGCCGCGTGAGCGACGACGACCGTCCCGGCACCGATCGGTGGCTGGATGCTGTCGCCCGGGGCTTCCTCGATGGCGAGCGCAACGACACGCACCGCCAGGCCTTCTTCGACCGGACCGCCTACCGGCGCAAGATCGGCGTCTTCGACGACTCCGGGCCCGATGCGGCCGTCCCGGTGGCGAGCTTCGCGTCGTGGGGCGCCGAGCTCAGCGTGCCCGGCGGCACCGTTCCGGCGTGCGCGATCAGCTCGGTGACCGTCGCGCCGACGCACCGCCGGCGCGGCATCCTCCGCCAGGTCATGGCGGGCGAGCTGCGCACCGCCGCCGGTCTCGGTTACCCCCTCGCGATCCTCACCGTCAGCGAGTCGGGGATCTACGGCCGGTTCGGTTTCGCTCCGGCGGCGCACGCTGCGCACTGGAAGATCGACGTGCGGCGTGCCCGGTGGACCGGTCCGGACGCTCCCGGGCGCATCGACTTCGTGACCCGAGAGGAGGGCCGCCGTCTCGCTCCCGCGCTCCACGACCGCATCCGCGTGACCTCGCCGGGTGAGATCGACATGCCCGGCGGGCACTGGGACCGCTTCTACGGCACCCGTCCCGATGTCGAGAAGGCCGAGGAGCGTCGGGTGGTCCAGTACCGCTCGCCCGAGGGCGAGGTCGACGGCCTGGCGATCTACTCGATCTCGCACAACCACGACGACTTCGCGGCGTCGACCGTCGAGGTCATTCAGCTTCTGGCCGCCACCGATGCCGCCTACGCCGGGCTCTGGCGGTTCTTCCTGTCGATGGACCTCATCGGCACGGTGACCGCGGGGGAGCTGTCGCTGGACGAACCGCTGTGGTGGATGATCGCCGACCAGCGTGCGGCGACCATCACCACCCGCGACCACCAGTACCTGCGCATCCTCGATGTGCCCGCGGCGCTCGCCGCGCGGCGCTACGACGTCACCGACACCGTCGCGTTCGAGGTGACCGACCCGCTCGGCATCGCGTCCGGCGTCTTCGTCCTGTCTGCCGGGGAGGACGTGGGAGTGGATGCCGTCGCGGAAGCGCCCGTCGGGGTGCCGCTCGTGCGCCTCAGTGTCGCGGAGCTCTCCGCCCTCCTGCTCGGCGGCGTCTCGCCGGTCACGCTCGCGAAGGCCGGGAGGCTCGACGCCGATGAGCCGGATCGCGTCGCCCGCCTGTTCGCATCGACGACGACGCCGCGTCTGAGCTTCTGGTACTGA